In the genome of Enterococcus hirae ATCC 9790, one region contains:
- a CDS encoding MupG family TIM beta-alpha barrel fold protein, with protein sequence MLGISLYPEKASFNEMKNYLALAKSYGFQRVFLSLLQIDRNNVSESMEKYLKIIKEAREQEFEVAIDFIPPIFDLLGESYKDLTFLADWEINCIRLDAGMTGKEEAEMTKNPYGIKIELNMSNYSHYLDQILDYGPNRKQLTGCHNFFPQQYTGLSREQFKQYSIKFCQSYLTTAAFVTSQSGEHGPWPLQEGLCTLEEHRHLPIGIQVRDLLQSGLIDDVLIGTMFASEEELRQVSEAAKDSMKK encoded by the coding sequence GTGTTAGGAATTTCCTTATATCCAGAAAAAGCTTCATTTAATGAAATGAAAAACTATTTAGCTTTAGCAAAATCGTATGGCTTTCAACGTGTATTCTTGAGCTTGCTTCAAATTGATCGGAACAATGTCAGTGAGTCCATGGAAAAATATTTAAAAATAATCAAAGAAGCAAGAGAGCAAGAATTTGAAGTAGCCATTGATTTTATCCCACCAATATTTGATCTTTTAGGAGAGTCCTATAAAGACTTAACATTTTTAGCTGATTGGGAAATTAATTGTATTCGCTTAGATGCTGGTATGACAGGGAAAGAAGAAGCTGAAATGACTAAAAATCCTTATGGTATCAAGATTGAATTAAATATGAGCAATTATTCTCATTATCTTGATCAAATTTTGGATTATGGTCCGAATCGAAAGCAGCTTACTGGTTGCCATAATTTTTTCCCACAGCAATATACAGGGCTATCCAGAGAGCAGTTTAAGCAGTATTCAATAAAATTCTGTCAAAGTTATTTAACGACAGCAGCATTTGTTACTTCTCAGTCCGGGGAACATGGTCCTTGGCCATTACAAGAGGGGCTTTGTACCTTAGAGGAACATCGTCACCTACCAATAGGAATACAAGTGAGGGATCTTTTACAAAGTGGTCTAATAGATGATGTCCTGATTGGTACGATGTTTGCCTCAGAAGAAGAATTACGTCAAGTCAGTGAAGCTGCCAAAGATTCAATGAAAAAATAG
- a CDS encoding DUF871 domain-containing protein produces the protein MEDITAFERQLLFDYTHNYRGDSSDYMIRSTRLRAKIVDKPLPSNHPVQMIKEGDILILNEAYGQYKGEVQIALKDRPGDKKINLVGHIPEDRLFEMKNIQRFEDFRFCEVNKQYD, from the coding sequence GTGGAAGATATTACTGCATTCGAACGACAGCTCTTATTTGACTACACGCATAACTATCGAGGAGACTCTTCGGATTATATGATTCGTTCAACTAGGCTTCGCGCTAAGATTGTAGATAAACCATTGCCTAGTAATCACCCAGTTCAGATGATCAAAGAAGGGGATATTCTCATTTTAAATGAGGCTTATGGGCAATATAAAGGTGAAGTTCAAATTGCTTTGAAAGATCGCCCTGGTGATAAAAAAATCAATCTTGTGGGGCATATTCCGGAAGATCGGTTATTTGAGATGAAAAACATACAACGCTTTGAAGATTTTAGATTTTGTGAGGTGAACAAACAGTATGACTAG
- a CDS encoding GNAT family N-acetyltransferase, which produces MDEKDFRENLELKPVTEKDVDQFNELLSYVFQVTEADIEESGFESKGAFIRSKRPILELSEVFGWFHHNKLISQIAIYPCEVNIHGKPYKMGGVTGVGTYPEYANHGLMQDLILVALDNMRKNKQWISYLYPYSVPYYRRKGWEIMSDKLTFKIRDTQLPKNVPVDGMVERLPVDHPDVYRVYQKFAAQNHGALFRSQFHWEEYWRFENKEERTAAIYYTKEHEPIGVLFYWVAEEIFHVKEMFYLNQEARNGLWNFISAHFSMVYWVHGDIYKNEPLAFLIEDSQIKEQIEPYYMARIVDVKEFLKQFPFVSTAKPFHFIVEDPIASWNNGVFGLVWNEDGQLDVVDEPVGQSVQLSIQTLSCLMMNYRRPSYLARIERIKTDDETLKTLELILPNMEAYFSDYF; this is translated from the coding sequence ATGGATGAAAAAGATTTCAGAGAAAATCTTGAATTAAAACCTGTTACTGAAAAAGATGTTGATCAATTCAATGAGTTATTGTCTTATGTCTTTCAAGTAACAGAAGCAGACATCGAAGAAAGTGGTTTTGAAAGCAAAGGGGCATTTATTCGCTCCAAGCGCCCAATTTTGGAACTATCGGAAGTATTTGGCTGGTTCCACCATAACAAATTGATTTCTCAAATTGCGATCTATCCATGTGAAGTCAACATCCACGGTAAACCATACAAAATGGGTGGCGTTACCGGTGTCGGAACGTATCCTGAATATGCAAATCATGGATTGATGCAAGATTTGATCTTGGTTGCGTTAGATAATATGCGCAAAAACAAACAATGGATCTCTTATCTTTATCCCTATAGCGTGCCTTATTATCGACGCAAGGGTTGGGAAATCATGTCTGATAAGTTGACATTTAAAATTCGTGATACCCAATTACCGAAGAATGTTCCTGTGGATGGAATGGTTGAACGATTACCAGTAGATCATCCAGATGTTTACCGAGTGTATCAGAAGTTTGCGGCTCAAAATCACGGTGCTTTGTTTCGTAGCCAATTTCATTGGGAAGAATATTGGCGATTTGAAAATAAAGAGGAACGGACAGCTGCGATCTACTATACGAAAGAGCATGAACCAATTGGTGTTTTATTTTATTGGGTCGCTGAAGAAATTTTCCATGTTAAAGAGATGTTTTACTTGAATCAAGAAGCTCGGAATGGTTTATGGAATTTTATTTCAGCACACTTTTCAATGGTTTACTGGGTTCACGGTGATATCTACAAAAATGAACCACTGGCTTTCTTGATCGAAGATAGTCAAATAAAAGAACAGATCGAGCCTTATTACATGGCGAGAATCGTAGATGTCAAAGAGTTTCTGAAGCAATTCCCCTTCGTTTCTACTGCGAAACCTTTTCACTTTATTGTCGAGGACCCTATCGCCTCATGGAACAATGGTGTTTTTGGGTTGGTCTGGAACGAAGACGGACAATTGGATGTCGTGGACGAACCTGTCGGACAATCGGTCCAGTTGTCCATTCAAACATTAAGTTGTTTGATGATGAATTATCGTCGCCCTTCTTATCTTGCAAGGATCGAACGAATCAAAACGGATGATGAAACACTTAAAACACTTGAATTGATTCTTCCAAATATGGAAGCTTATTTCAGTGACTATTTCTAA
- the lepA gene encoding translation elongation factor 4 yields MDIKKMKQRQEQIRNFSIIAHIDHGKSTLADRILEKTNTVTSREMQDQLLDSMDLERERGITIKLNAVELNYTAKNGETYIFHLIDTPGHVDFTYEVSRSLAACEGAVLVVDAAQGIEAQTLANVYLALDNDLEILPVINKIDLPAADPERVRQEIEDVIGIDASEAVLASAKAGIGIEEILEQIVEYVPAPSGELDAPLKALIFDSVYDSYRGVVLNVRITDGMVKPGDKIKLMSNGKTFDVTEVGVFSPKAVARDFLMVGDVGYITASIKTVQDTRVGDTVTLADNPAEEALPGYRKMNPMVYCGLYPIDTSRYNDLREALEKLQLNDAALQFEPETSQALGFGFRCGFLGLLHMDVVQERLEREFNLELITTAPSVIYHVNKTDGSMTVVDNPADFPEPVTIQDVEEPFVKAQIMVPNDFVGAVMELSQRKRGEFITMDYLDDYRVNVVYNIPLSEIVFDFFDKLKSSTKGYASLDYEMSGYQKSKLVKMDILLNGEKVDALSFIVHRDFAYERGKAIVEKLKKLIPRQQFEVPIQAAIGQKIVARSDIKALRKNVLAKCYGGDVSRKRKLLEKQKEGKKRMKQIGSVEVPQEAFMAVLKMDEDEPKK; encoded by the coding sequence ATGGATATAAAAAAAATGAAACAACGACAAGAGCAAATTCGAAATTTTTCGATCATTGCTCATATCGACCATGGAAAATCAACGCTGGCCGATCGTATTCTGGAAAAGACGAACACTGTGACGTCTCGTGAAATGCAGGATCAGCTATTAGACTCAATGGATCTAGAGCGTGAACGTGGAATCACGATTAAATTAAATGCTGTCGAATTGAATTATACAGCCAAAAATGGCGAAACCTATATTTTCCATCTAATCGACACCCCTGGGCACGTCGATTTCACTTATGAAGTATCAAGGAGTTTAGCAGCCTGTGAAGGTGCGGTATTAGTAGTTGATGCGGCACAGGGAATCGAGGCTCAAACATTAGCAAATGTTTACTTAGCTTTGGATAATGATCTGGAAATTTTGCCAGTCATCAATAAAATCGATCTTCCAGCTGCTGATCCAGAACGTGTACGTCAAGAAATCGAAGATGTTATCGGAATCGATGCCAGTGAGGCAGTTCTGGCTAGTGCTAAAGCAGGAATTGGGATTGAAGAAATACTTGAACAAATCGTTGAATATGTACCAGCCCCATCTGGCGAGCTGGATGCCCCTTTGAAAGCATTGATCTTTGATTCCGTGTACGATAGTTATCGAGGAGTCGTTCTGAATGTTCGAATCACAGACGGCATGGTCAAACCAGGCGATAAAATCAAATTGATGAGTAACGGCAAAACATTTGATGTGACAGAAGTGGGAGTCTTTTCACCAAAAGCTGTTGCTAGAGATTTCTTGATGGTCGGTGATGTAGGGTATATCACGGCAAGCATCAAAACGGTCCAAGACACACGAGTAGGGGACACAGTTACGTTGGCAGATAATCCAGCAGAAGAAGCGCTACCTGGATACCGTAAAATGAATCCAATGGTTTACTGTGGATTATATCCAATTGATACTTCCCGCTACAATGATTTGCGTGAAGCACTTGAAAAATTACAACTAAACGACGCAGCACTACAGTTTGAACCTGAAACCTCACAAGCCCTTGGCTTTGGCTTCCGTTGTGGATTCTTAGGTTTATTACACATGGATGTAGTCCAAGAACGTTTGGAACGTGAGTTCAACTTAGAGTTGATCACAACGGCACCTTCTGTAATTTATCATGTGAATAAAACAGATGGTTCTATGACAGTCGTCGATAACCCGGCAGATTTTCCAGAACCAGTAACGATTCAAGATGTTGAAGAACCTTTTGTGAAGGCACAAATCATGGTTCCAAATGATTTCGTCGGTGCAGTGATGGAATTATCCCAAAGAAAACGTGGAGAATTCATCACAATGGATTATTTAGATGATTATCGAGTGAATGTCGTTTATAATATTCCGCTTTCTGAAATCGTTTTTGACTTTTTCGATAAACTAAAATCCAGTACGAAAGGCTATGCTTCCTTGGATTATGAAATGTCCGGTTATCAAAAGAGCAAGTTAGTAAAAATGGATATTTTATTAAATGGAGAAAAAGTCGATGCGTTAAGTTTCATCGTTCACCGAGATTTTGCTTATGAACGAGGAAAAGCAATCGTTGAAAAACTGAAAAAACTAATTCCACGTCAACAATTTGAAGTGCCGATCCAAGCAGCTATCGGACAAAAAATCGTTGCTCGTTCAGATATCAAAGCATTACGTAAAAACGTCTTAGCAAAATGTTATGGTGGAGATGTCTCACGGAAACGCAAACTTCTTGAAAAACAAAAAGAAGGAAAGAAACGAATGAAACAAATCGGTAGCGTCGAAGTCCCACAAGAAGCCTTCATGGCTGTTCTGAAAATGGACGAGGACGAACCGAAGAAATAG
- a CDS encoding PTS sugar transporter subunit IIC: MKKFEAFLNNNLLPLSAKMQNNNILGALSEGFIRTSPATIGSAFILILANFPIPAWLKWLQDMNLAPGLAAVSNASIGLMGLFAVYNIAYAYANRLGVHSQNAGLISLASYFILIPQQVVTHVNDGGKWVESTVNAVKFDYLGGQGIFVGMIVAIGITKLYSILSKKNFTIKLPASVPPMVSDSLAPTFIVTTIFLFVCAIRIAFSFTDFGDIFTFITEMISAPLNSLMANPVSMIFIQVLIAFLWFFGIHNAVLSGPLSAVTLTMMTANIDAYTNGSTLPFAMASLVYGVCGAAGNALGLVICLFFSKSARYKEMFKLGALPTIFNITEPLNFGIPTVMNPIFFLPLVLSPLVAGFVSWGLMSTILPIPYNPTAEAIPWTTPGFVKFSLIGNWQFLLIYIIITAIVALIWFPFVKVADMKELQEEMKNK; encoded by the coding sequence ATGAAAAAATTCGAAGCGTTTTTAAACAATAATTTGTTGCCGCTTTCAGCAAAGATGCAAAACAATAATATCTTAGGAGCACTATCTGAAGGATTTATTCGAACAAGTCCAGCGACGATTGGCTCTGCGTTCATATTAATTTTGGCAAATTTCCCGATTCCTGCTTGGCTTAAATGGTTACAGGATATGAACTTAGCACCTGGTCTAGCCGCTGTTAGTAATGCCTCTATTGGTCTAATGGGTTTGTTTGCAGTTTATAATATTGCGTATGCATATGCGAATCGCTTAGGTGTCCATTCACAAAATGCAGGTCTAATTTCTCTCGCTTCATATTTTATTTTAATCCCTCAACAAGTTGTTACGCATGTCAACGATGGGGGAAAATGGGTGGAATCAACAGTCAACGCGGTGAAATTTGATTATTTAGGAGGACAAGGTATTTTCGTAGGAATGATCGTTGCAATTGGAATTACCAAATTGTATTCTATCTTGTCAAAGAAAAATTTTACGATCAAATTACCAGCATCAGTGCCACCAATGGTTTCTGATTCCTTAGCACCGACGTTTATTGTGACCACGATTTTCTTATTTGTATGTGCCATTCGGATTGCTTTTTCGTTTACTGATTTTGGAGATATCTTTACTTTTATTACAGAAATGATTAGTGCACCGTTGAATAGTTTGATGGCTAATCCAGTATCAATGATTTTTATTCAAGTATTGATTGCTTTCTTGTGGTTCTTTGGTATCCATAATGCTGTGTTATCTGGACCACTTTCAGCTGTAACCTTAACAATGATGACTGCTAATATCGATGCTTATACCAATGGCAGCACGTTGCCTTTCGCCATGGCTTCTCTCGTGTATGGTGTTTGTGGAGCTGCAGGAAATGCGCTTGGTCTGGTTATTTGTTTATTCTTCTCTAAGTCAGCTCGCTATAAAGAAATGTTTAAGTTAGGTGCGTTGCCAACGATTTTTAATATTACCGAGCCGCTAAACTTTGGGATTCCGACAGTAATGAATCCAATCTTTTTCTTACCATTAGTTTTAAGCCCACTTGTTGCAGGTTTTGTTTCTTGGGGATTAATGAGTACGATTTTGCCAATTCCCTATAATCCTACGGCAGAAGCGATTCCTTGGACAACACCAGGATTTGTTAAGTTTTCATTGATTGGTAACTGGCAATTCCTGTTGATTTACATTATTATCACGGCAATTGTGGCATTGATTTGGTTCCCATTTGTTAAAGTCGCTGATATGAAAGAGCTACAGGAAGAAATGAAAAATAAATAA
- a CDS encoding helix-turn-helix domain-containing protein: protein MEVEKGVPVSKVFNRQFQYYEYLQEIRDINKFETLSKQAIHDFLAHPTNIPKKTYSPVTVCVLNYVENHLYEAISLKDICDVLNRDSKYVGRLFYKEVGMHFKDFMHLKKIEKAKYFLLFSNKSINQIAEELSFSTQSHFSTVFKKIVGITPYKYQRNRVYYSY from the coding sequence GTGGAAGTTGAAAAAGGTGTGCCGGTAAGCAAAGTTTTTAATAGACAGTTTCAGTACTATGAATATTTACAGGAAATTCGTGATATCAATAAGTTTGAAACATTATCTAAGCAAGCCATTCATGACTTTTTGGCTCATCCAACCAATATTCCTAAAAAAACCTATAGCCCTGTTACCGTATGTGTTCTTAACTATGTAGAAAATCATCTGTATGAAGCTATTTCTTTAAAAGATATCTGTGATGTTTTAAATCGGGATTCAAAATACGTGGGAAGGTTATTTTATAAAGAAGTTGGGATGCATTTTAAAGATTTCATGCATTTGAAGAAAATTGAAAAGGCCAAGTACTTTTTATTATTTTCTAACAAATCCATCAATCAAATTGCCGAAGAACTATCGTTTAGCACCCAGAGCCATTTCTCAACCGTATTCAAAAAGATCGTAGGCATAACCCCATATAAATATCAGCGCAATCGTGTCTATTATTCTTATTGA
- a CDS encoding cold-shock protein: MNNGTVKWFNSDKGFGFITGEDGNDVFAHFSAIQGDGFKTLDEGQAVSYDIEEGQRGPQAVNIVK; encoded by the coding sequence ATGAATAACGGTACAGTAAAATGGTTTAACTCAGATAAAGGTTTTGGATTTATCACTGGTGAAGATGGAAATGACGTATTTGCACACTTCTCAGCTATTCAAGGCGATGGATTTAAAACATTAGATGAAGGTCAAGCTGTTTCTTATGATATTGAAGAAGGACAACGTGGTCCTCAAGCGGTAAATATCGTAAAATAA
- a CDS encoding nucleoside 2-deoxyribosyltransferase: protein MNIYFAAPLFAKSDLLYNAKLVEEIRSLSNELTIYLPQENEAINDKTAYADSQMIALADTEKVLESDLMIALLDGLTIDPGVASEIGVAYAKGIPVIGLYTDSRQQGGTHPQKIAALQEVAENQFHYLNLYTIGLIKLNGALVTSEEALLSQVKTYLDGGLSHE, encoded by the coding sequence ATGAATATTTATTTTGCTGCACCACTTTTTGCAAAAAGTGACTTATTATATAATGCGAAACTTGTAGAAGAAATCAGGAGTCTTTCCAATGAATTAACCATTTATCTTCCGCAAGAAAACGAAGCGATCAATGATAAAACAGCCTATGCTGATAGTCAGATGATTGCTTTAGCCGATACAGAAAAGGTGTTGGAAAGTGATTTGATGATTGCACTATTAGATGGTTTGACCATTGATCCTGGTGTTGCATCCGAAATTGGTGTTGCCTATGCTAAAGGGATTCCTGTCATTGGATTGTATACAGATAGTCGGCAACAAGGCGGTACCCACCCGCAAAAAATTGCTGCTTTACAAGAAGTAGCTGAAAACCAATTCCATTATTTAAATCTTTATACAATTGGGTTAATCAAGCTAAATGGCGCTCTCGTAACTAGTGAAGAAGCGTTACTCAGTCAAGTAAAGACTTACTTAGATGGAGGTTTGAGCCATGAATAA
- a CDS encoding lysylphosphatidylglycerol synthase transmembrane domain-containing protein: MATKGAKTKIALNLFLLIGIFAIIYYLINQSFADIFAELLSTSFIVLVAAFLLGTIYQVAEGRSIKEIAQPFEPTFSTCDGFWTSCYIAFYRIVSFGTGTLISEIYFYNKKGMKYSQGAGVTALHMIMYKLAVITYAIIGLIIQFSLFYSKGPNMIWFIIAGIILTGVIIAFLLMVSMSLNLQIFFMSISNKLFRSERIRGWVDTCNTQIYSLRETVQTIVKDRTALLRIYFWNMVKLIFWYIMPYLFLVENHPTIDFLLTFSFISFAVVLSGVIPTPAGIGSFEFVYLLLFRPLVGTVDAFSSLLLYRFSSFILPFIYGLFYVIADRRKVIKQEIQDVKNNKK, encoded by the coding sequence ATGGCGACAAAAGGTGCAAAAACGAAAATAGCGTTAAATCTATTCTTATTGATTGGAATTTTTGCCATTATTTATTATTTGATCAACCAATCTTTTGCAGATATTTTCGCTGAATTGCTGTCTACAAGCTTTATCGTTCTGGTAGCGGCATTCTTGTTAGGAACGATCTATCAGGTGGCAGAAGGGCGTTCAATCAAAGAGATTGCCCAGCCTTTCGAACCAACATTTTCCACTTGTGATGGTTTTTGGACATCTTGCTATATTGCATTTTATCGAATCGTTTCATTTGGAACAGGCACTTTGATTTCAGAAATTTATTTTTATAATAAAAAAGGAATGAAATACTCACAAGGTGCAGGTGTCACTGCGTTGCATATGATTATGTATAAATTAGCCGTGATTACCTATGCGATCATTGGTTTGATCATCCAGTTCTCTCTATTTTATTCCAAAGGACCAAACATGATCTGGTTCATTATTGCTGGCATTATTTTAACTGGGGTGATCATTGCCTTTTTATTGATGGTCTCAATGAGTCTGAATCTACAAATTTTCTTTATGAGTATCTCAAACAAACTGTTTCGAAGTGAACGCATCAGAGGTTGGGTAGATACATGTAATACACAAATCTATTCGTTGAGAGAAACTGTCCAGACAATTGTCAAAGATCGAACAGCTCTATTACGCATCTATTTTTGGAATATGGTCAAACTTATTTTTTGGTATATCATGCCCTATCTCTTTTTGGTTGAAAACCATCCCACGATCGACTTTCTCTTGACCTTTTCATTTATCAGTTTTGCGGTAGTTTTATCTGGTGTCATCCCTACCCCAGCTGGAATCGGTTCATTTGAATTTGTCTATCTGTTGTTATTCAGACCACTTGTGGGAACCGTAGATGCTTTTTCTTCTTTATTACTGTATCGGTTTAGCTCATTTATCTTACCTTTTATTTATGGGTTATTCTACGTGATTGCTGATCGTCGAAAGGTAATCAAACAAGAGATCCAAGATGTTAAAAACAATAAAAAATAA
- the clpB gene encoding ATP-dependent chaperone ClpB — protein sequence MNIEKMTTTLQEAIAEAQQIAVTRKHQEIDIAHLWKIFLQPNHFGRNLYTDAGMDVDTFEKEVDRVLDEYPTVSGGNVQYGQNLSQNLFRLLNEADQLRESFGDEFLSTEIVILALMKLKNYPLTVYLTKNGLSEKELRKNIEDMRGGEKVTSKNQEEQYKALEKYGVDLVQQVRSGKMDPIIGRDEEIRDVIRILSRKTKNNPVLIGEPGVGKTAIVEGLAQRIVRKDVPENLKDKTIFSLDMGALIAGAKFRGEFEERLKAVLKEVKKSDGRIILFIDEIHNIVGAGKTEGSMDAGNLLKPMLARGELHLIGATTLDEYRQYMEKDKALERRFQKVLVKEPTVEDTISILRGLKERFEIHHGVNIHDNALVAAATLSDRYITDRFLPDKAIDLIDEASATIRVEMNSMPTELDQVTRRLMQLEIEEAALKKESDDASKKRLKNLQEELADLREEANSMKMQWETEKQEVNSVSSKRAEIDKAKHELEDAENNYDLERAAVLRHGTIPQLEKELKELEAKAKDSEIKMVQESVTENEIAQVVGRLTGIPVTKLVEGEREKLIKLNETLHKRVIGQDEAVDAVSDAVIRSRAGLQDPNRPLGSFLFLGPTGVGKTELAKALAENLFDSEEHMVRIDMSEYMEKHAVSRLVGAPPGYVGYEEGGQLTEAVRRNPYTIVLLDEIEKAHPDVFNILLQVLDDGRLTDSKGRVVDFKNTVLIMTSNIGSQLLLEGVSADGTIPEEVEEQVRTILRGHFKPEFLNRIDDTILFTPLSLENVKGIVDKMVAQLAKRLDYQEIHLTISDEAKTWIAENAYEPAYGARPLKRFITKEVETPLAKEIVAGHILPKSKVTITLLAEKLHFQTEELEDTEE from the coding sequence ATGAACATTGAAAAAATGACAACCACGCTTCAAGAAGCGATTGCTGAAGCGCAACAAATCGCTGTCACAAGAAAACATCAAGAAATTGATATTGCGCATTTGTGGAAGATTTTTTTACAACCAAACCATTTTGGGCGCAATCTATACACTGATGCGGGAATGGATGTTGATACGTTTGAAAAGGAAGTAGATCGTGTATTAGATGAATATCCCACAGTTTCAGGGGGAAACGTCCAATATGGTCAGAATCTAAGCCAAAATCTATTCCGTTTATTAAATGAAGCAGACCAGTTAAGAGAAAGTTTTGGCGATGAATTTCTTTCAACAGAGATTGTAATTTTAGCCTTGATGAAATTGAAAAATTATCCATTGACAGTTTATTTGACCAAAAATGGTTTATCAGAAAAAGAGTTACGTAAAAATATCGAAGACATGAGAGGAGGAGAAAAGGTGACATCTAAAAATCAAGAAGAACAATACAAAGCATTAGAAAAATACGGCGTTGATCTTGTTCAACAAGTCAGAAGCGGGAAAATGGATCCAATCATTGGACGTGATGAAGAAATTCGGGATGTTATCCGTATCTTATCTCGTAAAACCAAGAATAATCCAGTATTGATTGGTGAACCTGGTGTCGGTAAAACAGCAATTGTAGAAGGGTTAGCACAACGTATCGTACGAAAAGACGTGCCAGAAAACTTGAAAGATAAAACGATCTTTTCATTAGACATGGGGGCATTGATTGCTGGTGCTAAATTCCGTGGTGAATTTGAGGAACGATTAAAAGCTGTGCTGAAAGAAGTCAAGAAAAGTGATGGACGAATCATCTTATTTATTGATGAAATCCATAATATCGTTGGTGCAGGGAAAACTGAAGGCAGCATGGATGCTGGAAATTTATTGAAACCAATGCTTGCTCGAGGTGAATTGCATTTAATCGGTGCTACTACATTAGATGAATATCGTCAATATATGGAAAAAGATAAAGCATTAGAACGACGTTTCCAAAAAGTCTTAGTCAAAGAACCGACAGTAGAAGATACAATCAGTATCTTACGAGGATTGAAAGAACGTTTTGAGATTCATCATGGAGTCAACATTCATGATAATGCATTAGTCGCTGCTGCAACTTTATCTGACCGTTATATCACAGACCGCTTTTTACCAGATAAAGCAATTGATTTGATCGATGAAGCAAGTGCAACGATCCGAGTAGAAATGAACTCTATGCCGACTGAGCTAGACCAAGTGACTCGTCGCTTGATGCAATTAGAGATCGAAGAAGCAGCATTGAAAAAAGAATCAGACGATGCAAGTAAAAAACGTTTGAAAAATCTACAAGAAGAGTTAGCTGATCTTCGTGAAGAAGCAAACTCGATGAAAATGCAATGGGAAACAGAAAAACAAGAAGTCAATAGTGTTTCTTCTAAACGTGCGGAAATCGATAAAGCCAAACATGAATTAGAAGACGCAGAAAACAACTATGATTTAGAACGGGCAGCTGTCCTACGTCATGGAACGATTCCTCAATTAGAAAAAGAATTAAAGGAATTGGAAGCAAAAGCTAAAGACAGTGAAATCAAAATGGTTCAAGAATCAGTCACTGAAAACGAAATTGCGCAAGTGGTTGGACGTTTAACTGGTATCCCAGTCACAAAATTAGTGGAAGGGGAACGAGAAAAACTAATCAAGCTCAACGAAACATTGCATAAACGTGTGATTGGACAAGATGAAGCAGTAGATGCAGTCAGTGATGCGGTCATTCGCTCTCGAGCAGGATTGCAAGATCCAAACCGCCCACTAGGTTCTTTCTTATTCTTAGGACCAACCGGAGTTGGGAAAACAGAATTAGCGAAAGCTTTAGCAGAAAACTTATTTGATTCTGAAGAACACATGGTGCGGATCGATATGAGTGAGTATATGGAGAAACATGCCGTATCTCGTTTGGTTGGGGCTCCTCCAGGCTATGTTGGCTATGAAGAAGGCGGACAATTGACGGAAGCCGTTCGCAGAAATCCTTATACGATCGTTTTACTCGATGAAATCGAAAAAGCCCATCCAGATGTCTTCAATATCTTGTTACAAGTATTAGATGATGGACGTTTAACTGATTCTAAAGGACGTGTGGTTGACTTCAAAAATACCGTTCTTATCATGACCAGCAACATTGGTTCTCAACTGTTATTAGAAGGAGTGTCAGCAGATGGCACTATCCCTGAAGAAGTGGAAGAACAAGTAAGAACGATCCTTCGAGGTCATTTCAAACCAGAATTCTTAAATCGAATCGATGATACGATTTTATTCACACCATTAAGTCTTGAAAATGTGAAAGGAATCGTTGATAAAATGGTGGCACAATTGGCAAAACGATTGGATTATCAAGAAATTCATCTAACAATCAGCGACGAAGCCAAAACATGGATCGCTGAAAATGCCTACGAACCAGCATACGGGGCTCGACCATTGAAACGCTTTATTACGAAAGAAGTAGAAACACCATTAGCCAAAGAAATCGTAGCAGGACACATCTTACCAAAATCTAAAGTAACGATTACCTTGCTAGCAGAGAAACTTCATTTCCAAACGGAAGAACTTGAAGACACGGAAGAGTAA